Genomic DNA from bacterium:
CGCGATCACCACGGCGAGCCGCTCGCGGCGGGTCAGCCGTTCGCCGAGGCGCCGCTCGATCTTCGGCATGGCGTTGTCAGGGGTGGCGGCGCCGCGCCGGGGCGTCCGACATCCTAGCGGGCGCCCGCGCGCTCCACCACCGGCAGGGAGACGTCCGTGACGCCGACATCCAGCAGCCGGTCCATCACGTCCGCGATCGACTGGTAGCGCGTCTCCTGGTCGCTCTTGAGGATGACGTTCGAGCCGTGGAGCACCATCCGCTCCTTGACGACGCCGGCGACCCGCTCCAGCGGCACCTCGGTGCCGTCGACGTAGACCTTGCCGGCGCGGTTGATCAGGACGCTGACGCCCTGGTTCGAGATCGTGCCGCCGCCGCGGGTCTCCGGCAGCTTGACCCCGAGGCCGCGGTCGAAGCTCAGCACGGTCGAGAGC
This window encodes:
- a CDS encoding biopolymer transporter ExbD; this encodes MKFRRQIKVDEEGIPITNLVDVLFLLIVFFMLSTVLSFDRGLGVKLPETRGGGTISNQGVSVLINRAGKVYVDGTEVPLERVAGVVKERMVLHGSNVILKSDQETRYQSIADVMDRLLDVGVTDVSLPVVERAGAR